The following are from one region of the Bacillota bacterium genome:
- a CDS encoding phenylalanine--tRNA ligase subunit beta yields the protein MLVPSKWLRELVDYDITDEELAKRLTMAGTQLEAFQRSDDGELVFDFDIMPNRPDCLSIVGIAREASAVTGKPLVLPEVTVREGERTAGDMTSVAVEDAGLCPRYIARIIYDVKVGPSPLWMQRRLQACGVRPINNVVDITNYVMLELNQPLHAFDYDLLSENRIIVRRARPGERIVTLDGEERPLDHDVLVIADATRPVAIAGVMGGLESEVRDDSRTILLESANFDRVSIWRTSRRLKLRTEASTRFEKGLDPNNARLGADRACQLMEELGVGKVARGAVDIYPSPEEPKVFTLRSGRIGRLLGIDISADEIAEILGRLSMSVERLGDHEGLGEHDLRVTVPTFRRDISGEADFVEEVARIHGYERINASMLTGAVPEREPGRARRLMGLVRDIVRGCGFSEAITFSFTSPKMFDVLRLPQDSPCRDAIAIMNPLTEEQSIMRTTLLGSMLEVLELNISRGNRDVAVFELGRRFLKDSREPSGCKERETLAGAAMGSLSIPSWGVARREVDFYDIKGVIEELLSRMGVRGFAFERCDHPSFHPGRCARVVLGGTGSGGTELGVFGELHPEVRAGMGFPGRPYLFELDLDELVRVADPAGHVRPLPRHPSVVRDIAVIAVKDLPCEAIEEAIRSVGGDLVEDVRLFDVYEGSQIPEGHRSLAFSVTYRAQDRTLTDEEVNAIWSQVRDKLVAGLGVSVRQ from the coding sequence ATGCTTGTTCCATCGAAATGGCTCAGGGAATTGGTAGATTATGATATAACAGACGAGGAGCTTGCGAAACGCCTCACGATGGCGGGCACGCAGCTCGAGGCGTTTCAGCGATCGGACGATGGTGAGCTGGTATTCGACTTCGACATCATGCCAAACAGGCCTGATTGCCTTTCCATTGTTGGGATCGCCCGGGAGGCGTCAGCCGTAACCGGCAAGCCCCTGGTCCTGCCCGAGGTCACGGTGAGGGAAGGGGAGAGAACGGCCGGGGACATGACCTCGGTCGCTGTTGAGGATGCCGGCCTGTGCCCGCGCTATATCGCCAGGATCATCTATGATGTAAAAGTCGGCCCATCTCCCTTGTGGATGCAGAGGCGGCTTCAGGCTTGCGGCGTGCGACCAATAAATAATGTGGTTGATATTACCAACTACGTAATGCTTGAATTAAACCAGCCGCTCCACGCATTCGACTATGACCTGCTTTCTGAAAACAGGATAATCGTCAGGCGTGCACGACCGGGAGAGAGGATTGTGACCCTGGATGGCGAGGAACGCCCCCTTGATCACGATGTGCTCGTGATAGCGGACGCCACAAGGCCGGTGGCGATCGCCGGGGTGATGGGTGGCCTGGAGTCAGAGGTGAGGGATGACTCGCGCACGATCCTCCTGGAATCGGCCAATTTTGACAGGGTGAGCATCTGGAGGACATCAAGGAGGCTCAAGCTTCGCACCGAGGCGTCTACGAGGTTTGAGAAGGGGCTGGACCCCAACAATGCCAGGCTCGGAGCCGACAGGGCATGCCAGCTTATGGAGGAGCTTGGCGTCGGCAAGGTGGCGCGGGGAGCCGTGGACATATACCCTTCGCCTGAGGAGCCGAAGGTATTCACGCTGAGATCAGGGAGGATCGGCCGTCTTCTCGGCATCGATATATCGGCGGACGAGATAGCGGAGATTCTGGGGAGGCTCTCCATGAGCGTTGAAAGGCTTGGGGACCATGAAGGGCTTGGGGAGCATGATCTGAGGGTGACCGTCCCGACCTTCAGGCGCGATATATCGGGGGAGGCGGATTTCGTTGAGGAGGTCGCCCGCATCCATGGTTATGAGCGGATCAACGCAAGCATGCTCACAGGTGCTGTGCCGGAGAGGGAGCCCGGCCGGGCCAGGCGGCTTATGGGCCTGGTCCGCGATATCGTCAGGGGATGCGGGTTTTCTGAGGCGATAACTTTCAGCTTCACAAGTCCGAAGATGTTTGATGTGCTCAGGCTGCCGCAGGATAGCCCCTGCAGGGATGCAATCGCGATTATGAACCCACTGACCGAGGAGCAGTCGATCATGAGGACGACCCTCCTCGGGAGCATGCTTGAGGTTCTCGAGCTTAATATCTCGAGGGGAAACAGAGATGTCGCCGTCTTCGAGCTCGGACGTCGCTTCCTCAAGGACAGTAGGGAGCCCTCGGGCTGTAAGGAAAGGGAAACCCTGGCAGGGGCGGCAATGGGGTCGCTCTCCATTCCTTCGTGGGGTGTCGCGCGAAGAGAGGTCGATTTCTATGATATCAAGGGTGTGATAGAGGAGCTCCTGTCACGCATGGGTGTGAGAGGCTTCGCATTTGAGAGGTGCGATCACCCGAGCTTTCACCCGGGGAGATGTGCGAGGGTGGTCCTCGGCGGCACAGGTTCCGGAGGGACCGAGCTTGGCGTCTTTGGCGAGCTTCATCCCGAAGTCAGGGCCGGCATGGGTTTCCCGGGCAGGCCTTACCTGTTCGAGCTCGACCTGGATGAGCTGGTGCGCGTGGCAGATCCTGCCGGGCATGTCAGGCCGCTCCCGAGACACCCGTCGGTTGTGAGGGACATCGCGGTCATCGCTGTGAAGGACCTGCCCTGCGAGGCCATCGAGGAGGCCATAAGAAGCGTGGGGGGCGATCTCGTGGAGGATGTGAGGCTGTTCGACGTCTACGAAGGAAGCCAGATCCCTGAGGGACACCGTAGCCTGGCTTTCTCCGTAACATACCGGGCTCAGGATCGCACCCTGACAGACGAGGAAGTGAACGCCATCTGGTCGCAGGTAAGGGATAAACTAGTTGCTGGGCTCGGCGTGAGCGTGAGACAGTGA
- the zapA gene encoding cell division protein ZapA, whose translation MSIDKTDRAEKKVRVAVRILGDEYTIRGDADPEHIKRLAADIDARVRAAMEFNPKLGRSQAVILAFLNIAEELERLKSQYEELMEFIEEAR comes from the coding sequence TTGTCTATCGACAAGACCGATAGAGCTGAGAAGAAGGTGCGCGTGGCCGTCAGGATCCTGGGTGATGAGTATACTATCCGGGGGGATGCCGACCCGGAGCACATCAAGAGGCTGGCGGCGGATATCGACGCCCGGGTGCGGGCGGCCATGGAGTTCAACCCGAAGCTCGGGCGCAGCCAGGCTGTGATTCTCGCGTTTTTGAATATCGCGGAGGAGCTCGAGAGGCTCAAGAGCCAGTACGAGGAGCTGATGGAGTTCATCGAGGAGGCGAGGTGA
- a CDS encoding CvpA family protein: MDWVSLVILATLGLFAINGAQRGFVRQVLGLAGTVIALILAFQNFEEVGDLIMYYASMPRTIANVLGFAIVCAIVIGVVSIIGHIWSRFIRLSPVSILDSLGGAGFGLLKGFLIVCIILIILTSLPFKGVTDVVGQSVVARQILAAAPLFYEQVEKLLPPGAPRLIITPDGIRLVPAGPAVGSQLIRVR, from the coding sequence ATGGATTGGGTGAGCCTGGTGATTCTCGCCACCCTGGGCCTTTTCGCGATAAACGGCGCGCAGCGGGGCTTTGTGAGGCAGGTCCTGGGGCTCGCGGGGACGGTCATCGCCCTCATCCTCGCGTTCCAGAACTTCGAGGAGGTCGGCGACCTGATAATGTATTATGCGAGCATGCCCAGAACTATCGCTAATGTTCTGGGGTTTGCTATAGTTTGTGCAATAGTCATCGGGGTGGTTTCAATTATAGGTCACATTTGGTCGAGGTTCATCCGCCTGTCGCCGGTATCTATCCTTGATAGCCTGGGCGGGGCGGGTTTTGGGCTCTTGAAGGGTTTTCTCATCGTGTGTATTATACTGATCATCCTGACCTCGCTCCCGTTCAAGGGCGTAACCGACGTTGTGGGGCAGTCTGTGGTAGCCCGGCAGATACTGGCGGCTGCACCCCTCTTCTATGAGCAGGTGGAGAAGCTCCTCCCGCCAGGGGCGCCAAGGCTTATAATCACCCCCGATGGGATCAGGCTCGTGCCGGCCGGGCCCGCAGTTGGGAGTCAGTTGATTAGAGTTAGGTGA
- the polX gene encoding DNA polymerase/3'-5' exonuclease PolX — protein MSNAEIAALLWEISELLELSGDNPFKARAYRHAAEKIESLPEALSSVYAEGRLGEIEGIGEALRKKLEEIITTGGLRYYEDLKEKVPRVLVELVDIPGVGPKTARVLYERLHVGGIEELEAAARAGKIRELPGMGVKTEQNILRGIQMLRGRLNRIPLGVAAPIAQDFIESIRRMPWVLEVRAAGSLRRRKESVGDIDLVVASGDAIAVMDAIEKLPRSREVLSRGGTRMVVMARDGIKVDIWVVDPSFFWSALHHSTGSKPHNVKLRGMAREMGLKINEYGISREDGIRIPVTGEEDIYWSLGLDFIPPELREDAGEVEAAREGRLPTLLEPGDIRGDLHIHSTWSDGVTSIEEMVEAARRRGYDYIAICDHSKSLGVARGLSEEALRRQIGIIRELNEASPGVRVLAGIETDIRRDGTLDYPDELLAELDVVVASVHSGFRQDEDTMTARIIAAMKNPHVDIIGHPTGRLLGRREPYAVNIDAVIDAAVETGTALEINSYPDRLDLSDIHARMAKERGVKLAINTDAHSREQLSYMGYGVSVARRAWLSKEDVINAWDAGLLLRFLDE, from the coding sequence GTGAGCAACGCGGAGATTGCGGCGCTCCTCTGGGAGATTTCTGAGCTGCTTGAGCTATCTGGTGATAACCCCTTTAAGGCCAGGGCGTACCGGCATGCTGCGGAGAAGATCGAGAGCCTCCCGGAGGCCCTCTCGAGCGTCTATGCGGAGGGAAGGCTCGGGGAGATCGAGGGCATCGGTGAAGCCCTGAGGAAGAAGCTCGAGGAGATCATAACCACGGGAGGGCTCCGGTATTATGAAGACCTGAAGGAGAAGGTTCCGCGGGTCCTGGTTGAGCTCGTGGATATACCGGGCGTGGGCCCGAAGACCGCGCGCGTCCTGTATGAGCGCCTTCATGTCGGCGGAATAGAGGAGCTCGAGGCCGCGGCGAGGGCCGGGAAGATTCGCGAGCTGCCCGGCATGGGCGTGAAAACGGAGCAAAACATACTGCGTGGCATACAGATGCTGAGGGGCCGCCTCAACCGCATCCCGCTGGGCGTGGCCGCGCCCATCGCTCAGGATTTCATTGAAAGCATACGGCGCATGCCCTGGGTGCTTGAGGTCCGGGCCGCAGGGAGCTTGAGGCGCAGGAAGGAAAGCGTAGGGGACATCGACCTCGTCGTGGCGAGCGGGGATGCCATCGCTGTTATGGATGCCATCGAGAAGCTGCCCAGGTCGCGCGAAGTCCTGTCCAGGGGCGGGACCAGGATGGTCGTCATGGCCAGGGACGGCATCAAGGTAGATATCTGGGTCGTGGATCCTTCTTTTTTCTGGTCGGCCCTGCATCATTCCACGGGTTCCAAACCGCATAATGTGAAACTGCGCGGGATGGCGAGGGAGATGGGCCTGAAGATCAACGAGTACGGCATATCCCGGGAGGATGGAATCAGGATCCCGGTCACCGGAGAGGAGGATATATACTGGTCCCTGGGCCTTGATTTCATACCCCCCGAGCTGCGTGAGGATGCAGGTGAGGTTGAAGCGGCGAGGGAGGGGAGGCTGCCGACGCTGCTGGAGCCCGGAGATATCCGGGGCGACCTCCATATACACTCCACGTGGAGCGATGGCGTCACGAGCATCGAGGAGATGGTCGAGGCGGCCCGGCGCCGGGGCTATGACTACATCGCTATCTGCGATCACTCGAAATCCCTCGGCGTTGCCAGGGGGTTGTCGGAGGAGGCCCTCCGGCGCCAGATAGGGATTATCCGGGAACTGAATGAGGCATCGCCTGGAGTGAGGGTTCTCGCCGGGATTGAGACGGATATACGGAGGGATGGCACGCTCGATTACCCCGATGAACTCCTGGCCGAGCTGGATGTCGTGGTGGCGTCGGTTCACTCGGGCTTCCGGCAGGATGAGGACACGATGACCGCAAGGATCATTGCGGCGATGAAAAATCCCCATGTGGATATCATAGGGCACCCGACCGGCAGGCTTCTCGGCCGGCGCGAGCCCTACGCCGTAAACATCGATGCCGTGATCGATGCCGCGGTGGAGACCGGGACTGCCCTGGAAATAAATTCATACCCGGACCGCCTCGACCTCTCGGACATTCATGCCAGGATGGCAAAGGAACGGGGTGTGAAGCTCGCCATAAACACGGATGCGCACTCGAGAGAGCAGCTGAGCTACATGGGGTATGGAGTTTCGGTTGCCAGGCGCGCGTGGCTCAGCAAGGAGGATGTCATAAACGCCTGGGATGCCGGGCTCTTGTTGAGATTTTTAGACGAATAA
- a CDS encoding DUF421 domain-containing protein, whose translation MFKVIGKTIAMYIFVLFITRIMGKREVGQLSPFDLVVAVMIADLASLPLEEKKITLVDGIVPIAVLAAAEILTAFISLKSDTARRVISGSPSILVENGRIIESNLRKSRYNLDDLLAQLREKDIPNIADVEYAILETSGDLSVIPKSQKRPVTPQDLGIPTSYEGLPFPLVTDGQIQYKNLERLNLSVKWLEDRLHKHGVDKIDEVLLASLDGEGNLYVSLKESKVIDKTQLG comes from the coding sequence GTGTTCAAGGTTATCGGTAAGACCATCGCAATGTACATCTTCGTCTTATTTATTACGAGGATTATGGGTAAGCGGGAGGTCGGCCAGCTTTCCCCGTTTGACCTTGTTGTTGCCGTGATGATCGCCGACCTGGCATCACTGCCGCTCGAGGAGAAGAAGATCACCCTGGTGGATGGGATTGTTCCAATAGCCGTCCTCGCCGCCGCTGAGATATTGACCGCGTTTATCTCGCTGAAGAGCGATACCGCCAGGCGCGTGATCTCCGGGAGTCCGAGCATCCTGGTTGAAAACGGGCGGATCATAGAATCCAATCTCCGCAAGTCCAGGTATAACCTGGATGACCTCCTCGCGCAGCTGCGGGAGAAGGATATACCGAATATCGCTGATGTGGAATACGCGATTCTTGAGACATCGGGGGATTTAAGCGTGATCCCGAAATCTCAAAAGAGGCCGGTCACGCCGCAGGACCTTGGCATTCCAACTTCATATGAGGGGTTGCCTTTCCCCCTCGTGACAGATGGCCAGATACAGTATAAGAACCTGGAGAGGCTCAACCTCTCCGTGAAGTGGCTGGAGGACAGGCTCCATAAACACGGCGTCGATAAGATCGACGAGGTCCTCCTCGCCAGCCTCGATGGAGAGGGAAACCTTTACGTCTCGCTCAAGGAATCCAAGGTCATCGATAAGACGCAGCTTGGTTGA
- a CDS encoding endonuclease MutS2, with the protein MIDPRTLRVLEFDKIKTLLRGLATSSLGAELADRLAPATDLEEARALQAETTEARGILRLHPGIPLGGVRDVREAVRRARIGSTLEPGVLLDIAHTLAAARKLRRFLLELREDFKVIAGLAGGLKPPKDLEDAVFECIDENGELYDSASPRLKHIRAGIRSLNGRIRDRLDSLIRSSETQRYLQDAIITIRNDRFVVPVKQEFRSYLPGIVHDQSASGQTLFIEPMPVVDMNNRLRELCAEEREEIARILGKLSAKVASAAGALDETLETLGRIDFAFAKARMSEELDAVEPELNGEGHINIRKGRHPLLKGDVVPIDPSLGREFSTMVITGPNTGGKTVTLKTIGLLTLMAQAGLHVPADYGTTLAVFSQVFADIGDEQSIEQSLSTFSSHMTHIVRILREAGDNSLVLLDELGAGTDPQEGAALAMAILEYLHDRNARTVATTHYSELKTFAYRRDGVRNASVEFDDITLRPTYRLLIGLPGRSNAFAIASRLGLPDEVIARARSMMAPDATRVEDMIADIAENMRSSELQRRDAEALRVRAEQLKREHEEEARRVREKRAEIIEKAREEARQILRKARLQAEETIRAVRELERKASLAGKARTELEDAIREIREGLENASGELLDGEEAYLAPADGDWQQGAAQGDGAGDMGLPLSPDDPDDARAGVVVFVPRFKQQGCIVAGPNARGEVQVQIGVVKVMLPMGELLKVADTGHAATAPAGLLTPATRGPHAQRQSQAQAQAQDQIQVRAGVDQISREKAREIATELDLRGLRVEDALERVDKYLDDAILAGLPRARIIHGKGTGALRQAVREYLKNHSGVAGFRFGEAGEGGDGVTVVSLCVDGA; encoded by the coding sequence ATGATCGATCCAAGAACGCTGAGGGTTCTTGAATTTGATAAAATCAAGACTTTGTTACGAGGGCTTGCGACCAGTAGTCTTGGGGCAGAGCTTGCTGACCGGCTGGCTCCGGCTACTGACCTGGAGGAGGCCCGGGCCCTCCAGGCTGAGACAACCGAGGCCAGGGGGATTCTGCGCCTTCACCCAGGGATCCCGCTCGGCGGCGTGAGGGATGTACGTGAGGCCGTGCGCAGGGCACGCATAGGGTCGACGCTCGAGCCGGGCGTGCTTCTCGATATAGCTCACACCCTCGCTGCAGCTCGAAAGCTCAGGAGGTTCCTGCTTGAGCTGCGAGAAGATTTTAAGGTAATTGCGGGGCTTGCCGGCGGACTCAAGCCGCCCAAGGACTTGGAGGACGCGGTCTTCGAGTGCATTGATGAAAACGGCGAGCTCTACGACTCCGCGAGCCCGAGGCTGAAGCATATCAGGGCCGGGATAAGGTCCTTGAACGGGCGGATCAGGGATAGGCTGGACTCACTCATCCGCTCCTCAGAAACCCAGCGATATCTCCAGGATGCTATCATCACCATACGCAACGACCGGTTTGTCGTGCCTGTGAAGCAGGAGTTCAGGTCCTACCTGCCGGGCATAGTGCATGATCAGTCGGCGAGCGGTCAGACGCTGTTCATCGAGCCGATGCCGGTAGTGGATATGAACAACAGGCTGCGCGAGCTCTGCGCGGAGGAACGCGAGGAGATCGCCAGGATCCTTGGGAAGCTTAGCGCAAAGGTGGCGAGCGCCGCTGGCGCGTTGGATGAGACGCTTGAAACCCTCGGGCGGATCGATTTCGCCTTTGCAAAGGCGCGCATGAGCGAAGAGCTTGATGCCGTCGAGCCAGAGCTCAATGGCGAGGGGCATATCAATATCCGGAAGGGGAGGCACCCGCTGCTTAAGGGCGATGTCGTCCCCATAGACCCATCCCTGGGGCGTGAGTTTAGCACAATGGTCATAACCGGGCCCAACACCGGCGGCAAGACTGTGACCCTGAAGACGATAGGACTCCTAACGTTGATGGCCCAGGCCGGCCTGCATGTCCCCGCCGATTATGGAACTACGCTTGCCGTATTCAGTCAAGTCTTCGCCGATATTGGGGATGAGCAGAGCATAGAACAGAGCCTGAGCACCTTTTCGTCGCACATGACGCATATTGTGCGCATCCTGCGCGAAGCCGGAGATAATTCCCTTGTCCTGCTGGATGAACTGGGCGCCGGGACCGATCCCCAGGAGGGGGCAGCCCTGGCCATGGCGATCCTCGAGTACCTCCATGACAGGAATGCCCGGACGGTCGCCACGACGCACTACAGTGAATTGAAGACATTCGCATACCGCAGAGATGGCGTCCGGAACGCGTCTGTGGAGTTCGACGATATCACCCTGCGCCCTACCTACCGGCTCTTGATAGGTCTCCCGGGGCGGAGCAATGCCTTCGCGATCGCATCGCGGCTTGGCCTGCCTGATGAGGTTATCGCGCGCGCCAGGTCCATGATGGCCCCGGACGCGACTCGCGTAGAAGATATGATAGCTGACATAGCCGAGAACATGCGAAGCTCGGAGCTTCAACGCCGCGATGCTGAGGCGCTCAGGGTGCGGGCGGAGCAGCTCAAGCGCGAGCATGAGGAGGAAGCCAGGCGTGTCAGGGAAAAGCGTGCTGAGATCATCGAAAAGGCTAGAGAAGAGGCGAGGCAGATCCTGAGAAAGGCCAGGCTTCAGGCAGAAGAAACGATAAGGGCGGTGCGGGAGCTTGAAAGGAAGGCGAGCCTCGCTGGCAAGGCCAGGACGGAGCTGGAGGATGCCATCAGGGAGATACGCGAGGGCCTCGAAAATGCCAGCGGTGAGCTGCTCGATGGCGAGGAGGCGTATCTCGCGCCTGCAGACGGAGATTGGCAGCAGGGCGCGGCCCAGGGCGATGGCGCAGGCGATATGGGCCTGCCACTGTCCCCGGATGATCCGGATGACGCCAGGGCCGGGGTCGTGGTGTTTGTGCCTAGATTCAAGCAACAGGGCTGCATAGTCGCTGGCCCCAACGCCAGGGGTGAGGTGCAGGTCCAGATAGGAGTCGTCAAGGTCATGCTTCCCATGGGGGAGCTCCTGAAGGTTGCCGATACCGGGCACGCGGCAACGGCACCCGCGGGATTGCTTACACCCGCCACACGCGGCCCTCACGCCCAGAGACAGAGCCAGGCTCAGGCTCAAGCTCAGGATCAGATCCAGGTCCGGGCCGGGGTTGATCAGATTTCGCGCGAGAAGGCGCGGGAGATAGCAACAGAGCTTGACCTCAGGGGGCTCAGGGTCGAGGATGCCCTCGAAAGGGTGGATAAGTACCTGGATGATGCGATCCTCGCGGGCCTTCCGAGGGCGCGGATAATACACGGGAAAGGCACGGGCGCCCTCAGGCAGGCTGTGCGCGAGTATCTAAAGAATCACTCCGGCGTCGCCGGATTCAGATTTGGAGAGGCGGGGGAGGGCGGCGACGGAGTCACCGTAGTATCGCTCTGCGTGGACGGCGCCTGA
- a CDS encoding penicillin-binding protein 1A — protein sequence MKRMRTGNQGHGGGILVGLAILIVLLMCIAAGGVMGIMAGALKSMPSPDDIEYRPSQTTKVFDINGKLITQFYVENRVWAPLSQIPKDLQHAVIAVEDAHFYEHHGIDVTAIVRALLADLRSGRKVQGGSTITQQLAKNAFLTHEKTLTRKIQEVLYAIQLERRYTKDQILELYLNEIYFGHGAYGVQAAAQIYFGKDVKDLTLAESAMLAGIPRGPSYYSPYEDMKAARDRRATVLARMALLGYITKDQEKHANEAPIFLAGLKPKRHIGRYFADYVLQQLLARYGQDTVYKGGLRVYTTLDLRLQRIAEKALVQNLPKGKVDSKGLTQPQGALVALDPQTGYIKAMAGGRGEDEFNRAVQSYRQPGSAFKPFVYTAAIDNGYTPATTINDSPTEFVMTGNKRWVPRNYDNKFHGLVTIRQALEESINVASVKLLDEIGIDTAVRYAKLMGITSLVETGRVNDRNLSLVLGGLTRGVTPLEMAAAYAVLANQGIKVSPMAIIRVEDANGAVLERNIPQKEIVLGETTCYVMTDMLRGVIERGTGKAANVGVPAAGKTGTTSDNTNAWFVGFTPDLVASVWIGNDVQARPLVYGGVRIGSAKAAQIWGVFVREALQNGIIQPREFPVPSGVVLGVKICKESGLLATPACPETRTEVFVKGTEPTDYCNLHGNFIHARVCLDSGKLATPDCPPDRVETRTYLKDSKLEVAPDGTVLFGSRLPEEYCDVHKPSAESSAQAPSSAQAPSTQSDTTVTPSPPSPASPNLNPATPE from the coding sequence ATGAAAAGGATGCGGACCGGGAACCAGGGCCATGGTGGGGGCATCCTCGTAGGCCTGGCTATCCTCATTGTGCTCCTCATGTGCATCGCCGCCGGCGGGGTAATGGGGATCATGGCGGGCGCCCTGAAGAGCATGCCGAGCCCTGACGACATAGAATACAGACCGAGTCAGACGACAAAGGTCTTTGATATAAACGGCAAGCTCATAACCCAATTCTATGTGGAAAACAGGGTGTGGGCGCCTCTGTCCCAGATACCAAAGGACCTTCAACACGCAGTCATAGCCGTGGAGGATGCTCATTTTTACGAACATCATGGGATCGACGTGACGGCCATAGTCCGGGCGCTCCTCGCCGATCTGAGAAGCGGTCGAAAAGTCCAGGGAGGCAGCACCATAACCCAGCAGCTCGCCAAGAACGCCTTTCTCACGCATGAAAAGACTCTGACCCGGAAGATTCAGGAGGTATTATATGCAATACAGCTCGAGCGGCGCTACACCAAGGACCAGATCCTCGAGCTCTACCTGAATGAGATATACTTCGGACACGGGGCGTATGGAGTCCAAGCTGCCGCTCAGATATATTTCGGGAAGGATGTCAAAGACCTCACCCTCGCCGAATCGGCCATGCTCGCGGGCATACCCAGGGGGCCATCATATTATTCCCCATATGAAGACATGAAGGCCGCAAGGGATCGCAGGGCCACAGTGCTAGCGAGGATGGCGCTCCTCGGGTATATAACAAAGGATCAAGAGAAACATGCTAACGAGGCGCCCATATTCCTCGCGGGGCTCAAGCCCAAGAGGCACATCGGGCGGTATTTTGCGGATTACGTGCTCCAGCAGCTCCTCGCGCGCTACGGTCAGGATACGGTCTACAAGGGGGGGCTCAGGGTTTACACCACCCTCGATCTGAGGCTCCAACGTATCGCCGAGAAAGCGCTGGTCCAAAACCTGCCTAAAGGCAAGGTGGATTCCAAGGGTCTGACGCAACCCCAGGGGGCGCTTGTGGCCCTGGACCCGCAAACAGGTTACATAAAGGCGATGGCCGGCGGGCGCGGCGAGGATGAATTCAACCGTGCGGTTCAATCATACCGCCAACCAGGCTCGGCGTTCAAGCCATTCGTCTACACGGCTGCGATCGATAATGGCTACACGCCGGCTACCACCATCAACGATTCACCAACCGAATTCGTCATGACTGGAAATAAACGCTGGGTCCCGCGGAATTACGATAATAAATTTCATGGTCTGGTTACCATACGCCAGGCTCTGGAGGAGTCCATCAACGTGGCATCGGTTAAGCTCCTCGATGAGATCGGCATCGATACAGCAGTCCGGTACGCCAAGCTCATGGGGATAACCTCCCTCGTCGAGACGGGCCGCGTAAACGATCGCAACCTCTCGCTGGTCCTTGGTGGGCTCACGAGGGGCGTAACGCCGCTGGAGATGGCCGCCGCATATGCTGTGCTGGCCAACCAGGGGATAAAGGTTAGCCCCATGGCGATCATCCGTGTTGAGGACGCAAATGGCGCCGTGCTCGAGCGCAACATCCCCCAAAAGGAGATCGTCCTGGGCGAGACAACATGTTATGTAATGACAGATATGCTGAGGGGCGTCATCGAGCGAGGGACGGGAAAAGCGGCCAATGTTGGGGTGCCAGCCGCCGGCAAGACAGGCACGACAAGCGACAACACGAATGCGTGGTTCGTGGGCTTTACCCCTGATCTTGTGGCCTCGGTGTGGATCGGCAACGATGTGCAGGCCCGGCCCCTCGTATATGGCGGGGTCAGGATAGGCAGCGCAAAAGCCGCCCAAATATGGGGCGTCTTTGTCAGGGAGGCGCTCCAGAATGGCATAATCCAACCCCGCGAGTTCCCCGTCCCCAGCGGGGTTGTGCTCGGCGTGAAGATATGCAAGGAATCAGGTCTCCTGGCGACGCCCGCCTGCCCTGAGACCCGGACGGAGGTATTCGTCAAAGGCACGGAGCCAACCGACTATTGCAACCTCCACGGCAACTTCATACACGCCAGGGTCTGCCTGGATTCAGGGAAGCTCGCGACCCCGGATTGTCCGCCGGACAGGGTCGAGACGAGGACGTATCTCAAGGATTCCAAGCTCGAGGTCGCCCCTGATGGCACAGTATTATTTGGCAGCAGACTCCCGGAGGAATACTGCGATGTGCATAAACCATCTGCTGAGTCCTCAGCTCAGGCGCCATCCTCCGCTCAGGCGCCGTCCACGCAGAGCGATACTACGGTGACTCCGTCGCCGCCCTCCCCCGCCTCTCCAAATCTGAATCCGGCGACGCCGGAGTGA